The sequence TACGATTGCGAGGGGCCGCGTCATCGGACCTACGTGGCGCCCTTCGCCCTCGCGGACCGGCCGGTCACCAACCGCGAGTGGATCGCTTTCATGGAAGCCGGGGGGTACGAAACCGCCCCGCTCTGGCTCTCCGACGGCTGGGCGACGGCGCAGGCCGAGGGGTGGGACGCGCCGCTCTACTGGTGGAAGCAGGAGGATCAATGGTGGTCCTTCACCCTGCGCGGCCCGCAGCCGGTCAACCTCGACGCGCCGGTGGTGCATGTGAGCTATTACGAGGCCGAGGCCTATGCCCGCTGGGCCGGGATGCGCCTGCCGACGGAGCAGGAATGGGAGCTCGCGGGCCGCGACACGCCGATCCGCGGCAACTTCCTCGACGACGGCGCGCTGCGCCCGCTGCCCGGCGGCGGGATGTGGGGCGATGTGTGGGAGTGGACGCAGAGCCCCTTCACGCCCTATCCCGGCTTCCGCCCCGTCGAGGGCGCGATCGGCGAGTACAACGGCAAGTTCATGGTGAACCAGTTCGTGCTGCGCGGCGGGTCGTGCGCCACGCCCGCGGCCCAGATGCGCCCGACCTACCGCACCTTCTTCTATCCCCATCAACGCTGGCAGATGCTCGGCCTGCGGCTTGCGAAGGACGTTTGAGACATGGACGGAACGCTCGCCCCCGCACCGGATTTCCTCGCCTCGGTCCTCGCCGGGCTCGGCCGCGCGCAGAAGCGGCTGGAGGCCAAGTGGTTCTATGACGCGGCCGGCTCCGCGCTGTTCGAGGAGATCACGCAGCTTCCCGAGTACTACCCCACGCGGACCGAGGCGAAGATCCTGCGGGAGAGCGTCGGCGAGATCGCGGCGCGGGTGCCCGAGGGGGCCGCGCTGGTGGAGCTCGGCAGCGGGGCGAGCGTGAAGACGCGCATCCTCCTCGACCACCTGACGCAGCTCTCGGCCTATTTGCCGATGGACATCTCGGAGGCGTTTCTGGCGGAGGTCGCCGCCGGGCTCGCCCGCGACTACCCGGCGCTCGACATCGTGCCGGTGGCGGGTGACTTCATGGGCGATATCGCGCCGCCGGAGCAGCTTGCGGGCGTGCCGAAGGTCGCCTTCTTCCCCGGCTCCACCATCGGCAATCTCAGCGAGGCTGATGCCGTGGACCTGCTGGCGCGCGTGTGCGGCTGGGACGGGATCGAGGGCTTCATCCTCGGCATGGACCGGGTGAAGGACGCGGCTACGCTGATCGCCGCCTATGACGATGCGGCCGGCGTGACCGCGCGCTTCAATCTCAACGTGCTGGCCCGGATCAACCGGGAGCTTGGCGGGACCT is a genomic window of Pontivivens ytuae containing:
- the egtB gene encoding ergothioneine biosynthesis protein EgtB, with the translated sequence MTRPAAAPLAPAQALDFFHDTRTATERLAKPLAPEDMMLQSMTDASPAKWHLAHTTWFFEEFILKERVPGYASPDDRFAFLFNSYYVQAGPRHARDKRGLVSRPTVEDVRAYRAHVDDAMGGLMSAGRDDADDIAALVELGCHHEMQHQELLVTDLLHGLSFNPLMPAYRDPEPVAVSSEQPLTFTSHDGGLVEIGHASGGFAYDCEGPRHRTYVAPFALADRPVTNREWIAFMEAGGYETAPLWLSDGWATAQAEGWDAPLYWWKQEDQWWSFTLRGPQPVNLDAPVVHVSYYEAEAYARWAGMRLPTEQEWELAGRDTPIRGNFLDDGALRPLPGGGMWGDVWEWTQSPFTPYPGFRPVEGAIGEYNGKFMVNQFVLRGGSCATPAAQMRPTYRTFFYPHQRWQMLGLRLAKDV
- the egtD gene encoding L-histidine N(alpha)-methyltransferase; the protein is MDGTLAPAPDFLASVLAGLGRAQKRLEAKWFYDAAGSALFEEITQLPEYYPTRTEAKILRESVGEIAARVPEGAALVELGSGASVKTRILLDHLTQLSAYLPMDISEAFLAEVAAGLARDYPALDIVPVAGDFMGDIAPPEQLAGVPKVAFFPGSTIGNLSEADAVDLLARVCGWDGIEGFILGMDRVKDAATLIAAYDDAAGVTARFNLNVLARINRELGGTFDLDAFRHEARWNGEAERIEMHLVAMRPLTARVGPAEFIFAEGESIHTENSHKYTRTRMEELAARGGWRVETVLSDADEMFSVVLLAPA